From the Pyrenophora tritici-repentis strain M4 chromosome 5, whole genome shotgun sequence genome, the window AGCGGAGTCGGACTGAGATTGAACAGGGAGCAGGAACCACAACGGAAGATTGGAATATTTTATACCACCTTGGTGGCAATGGACCATGGGTTGAGAAAGTCATTGATGTTGTTGAGGGAGGGATCGCACCGCCTGATGGATGCGAAGTTATTCAGGTCCACATGGTATGTCATTGTCATTTCGTTCTTCCCACCCTGTCTAGTATCAAGGAGTAGCCAGTGTCTCAACATCTAATCACTAACATACCCCCAAAGATGGCAAGACACGCTGAGCGATATCCAACCAGGAGAGCCGCAAAAGCCCAAAAAGCTGTCTACCAACGCATGAAAGCCAGCAACAAAACCTTCACCGGCAACCTCGCCTTCTTCAACAACTGGACCCTCTACTGGACGTCCGACAAAACCGAAGTGGAACAACTAACAACCACCGGCCCCTTCGCTGGCACACTGAGTGCCTTCACCACGGGCGTCCGCCTACGCACCCGCTACCAGCACCTCCTCACCCACGCCACGACACCCACAACCTTCTGGGCCAGCAACTCCACCCGCGTCATCCAAACAGCCAAACACTTCGCCTCCGGCTTCTTCGGCCTCGACTACACCACCACCCACACCGCAAACCTCACCGTAATATCCGAGCACTCCTCCCTCGGCGCCAACACCCTAACCCCCGGCCGCACCTGCCTGCTCAATAAAAAAGACAAGCAGCACGGCCAACGCAACGGCTACCGTCTCGCCGCCCAATACCGCGCCACCTACATGCCGCCGATCCGCGAGCGCCTCCTCACCCAAACAGACATGTCTTTCTCCGACCCAGAAATCTACGCCATGCAGGAGATGTGCGGGTTTGAAACGACGGTGCGCGGCCGCAGCGATTGGTGTAATGTTTTCACCAAAGAAGAGTTTCTAAACTTTGAGTATGCGCGGGATGTGTTGCATTATTATCGCGCAGGGCCCGGGTTGAAGTATGGGGTGGGCATGGGGTGGTTGTGGGTTAATGCTACGACGAATTTGTTGGTCGAGGGGCCGGAGAGGGTTGGGGGGCTTTATTTTAGTTTGTGAGTTTAGTTTTTTCCTTTTCTTGTATTGGGGTGGGTATGGAAGGATTGGAACTGACACGATGATTACAGTGTACACGACGGCGACATAGCACCCATGCTCGCAGCCCTCGACATCATAAACGAGCCCTCACCTCTCCCTCTAACACACATCCCTCACGACCGCAAATGGCGTAAATCGCAAGTTTCCCCCATGGGCGGTCGTATCATTTTTGAGCTCTTGTCTTGTTCCACCACCACAAACCCCACTTCCACTTCCCCCTCCACCCCAAAAGAAAAATTCATCAGACTAAACATCAACGACGGCATAACAGCAATCCCAGACTGCAACTCCGGCCCTGGTCAAAGCTGCCCCTTAGCGCAGTTTGCAGAAAGAACAAAGAGGAAAGGAGAGGAGCAAGGTGTGGATTTTAGAAGCTTGTGTGGGTTACATGAGGGGAGTGCGGAGAAGATTACGTTTTTGAGACAGGGGGGCTCGATGGTGGGTGGGGAGGATTAAGTTGGCGGTGTGTTGGAAGGATGAGGTTAGATTAGGAAGAATTGGGAGATAGGTAGATTATTAAATTAATTATCTATGAGATAAGATGAGAGCTTGGTATATGTGAGCTCGCAGAGAGACTGGGTTATGAAAGGAAGGAAGGTATGAGCTCGGACGCGGAGATTCTGTACCAGAGACAGAATGGTAGGAGAGCTTTGTTGTGACAGATAGGTATGCTTGTGAGTGGGTTACAAGGTTATTTTTGTATGGTTGGAGTTGCGTGGTGATGCTGACATAGAACAACACCTAGGTATCATAAAATACTTAATATACTAATACAAAAAGGTCACTGTAGTCACCAAACACACCTATCAGCATTGTGAATAAGCACCTAGAGGCATGTTTGGTGATTACAGTACACTATTACATCAAGTATTTCATGCCACACAGGTGGTTAGCTGTTCACCGAGAGATTAAGATCTTGCATACTACCTCATCGAAGAAGGAAGTGAAGCAAATCAAACACATTATCCCCCCACACAATCTCTCAAAGCCCCACGTCCATCTAATACCCATGCTTCACAAACTCCCCCTCCGTCCACTCCCACAACTTCTTCCTCAACCCCTCATCCCTCACCCACTTACTCCCCGCATCCTTGACCCCCACCGGCATATAATACGCGCCATTCTCCAACTCCTCCCTGCTCACCGTCGCACACCACGTAGTATTCAACGCGCCCCCCTCTGGACTCCTATAATGGCCGGGTAAAAACAAGCCCAAAAAGCCATACACCCACAATCCGACCTTCAAAAACACATTCGCGCGTACGGCGTTGAACAGATCCGTGAGAATAACACCCGGATGCAACGAGACACTCGTAATCTGCGGGTACTGCTCGGCCAGCTCGCGGGCGAAAAGCACATTAGCCAGTTTCGACGACCCGTAGCGGCGCCACGAACTCTCCTGTTCAAGCGCCGCTTGGTTAAATTCTATGCCCTTGGACACGGCGAGAAGATGCCCCCGACTACTCAGATTCACTACCCGAACGTCTGCGCCGGGTAGTTTCGCCGTGTCCAACAGCGTTGGTAGCAGCAGTTTGGTAAGCAGCGCGTGGCCCATGTGGTTCGTGCCGAATTGTATCTCGTACCCTTCTTTCGTGGTACTATACGGCGTCGCCATGATACCTGCGTTGTTGACGAGGATATCGAGACGGGATTCGCGCGCTTTGAAGGTTGACGCGGCTTCGGCGATGGAGGTGAAGGAGGTTAGATCAAGGGGCAGGTGGACGATTTCGCAGGCATTGGGGACGGAGGATTTGATCGAGGTTACGGCTTCGCGGGCTTTGGATTCGGAGCGCGCGGCGAGGTAGATGCGGGCCGGGTTGTGGGCGGAGAGGTAGGCGATTGTTTGTTTGCCTAGGCCGGCGTTGCCTGGGGATTTGTGGGTTAGAGGTGCATTGGGGGGTGAAGGTGAGGATGCGTACCGCCTGTGACGAGGATGACTTTGCCTTCGAGGCTTCCAATGTCTTGTGCTGGGTTGAATGACTTTCTCATGATGGATGTTTTTGTCTGCTTTCTTGTATGTGGTGCGATTGAGCCTGCTCTGCAAGTTTAGACGGTAGTGAGACCGTGGGTGAATTGGTACAAATTGCAAAATAGGATTGCTGTCACGAAAGTGTTTCGAGCGCCATCGTGAAAGCGGAATGCCTCGGTATGTATGCTCGTTGTGCCGCTATCTCCGGCGCGCACGGACAGAACATGCATCACAGCATGTAAGTACGTCATCAAACGACGAATAGGGGCCTATCTCGAAGAAGCAACCAGTCATTGCGGCCATGATACCATGTGCGTGTTGGTGAACATTACTGGCCAACGGTTCACGGCAGTTGCATCGAATGTGCGACAAACGAGCATTTTGTAGAGGGTAGTAGGACAGACCTTGGGAGAGCAGTTACATTATGAACTTTACACCACAAGTGCGTCGTAGTACAAGCCTCGAGATAAAATATCCAATACATCAGCTAACTAAGATACCGGTAGTAGTATAAGCAGGATAACAAGAGAATACACAAATCAAAGATTTCCCTCAAACAAGGAGTAACCAGCACACCCAAACCCAGAAATCCGCATCAACAACACTATCGCAAGAATATAACCAGGGTGTCGTTATCTACACTACATTAAACCACTACTACCGCTAAAAAAACACATGATAAAAAAAACAGACACGCCTTCACCAAAACAATATCCACAAACAACACTTCAAAAACTCATCATCTAGCACCCCTACCCCCAACACCAGCTCTCGGATTCTGTTTAAACCTAGCATATGGGTTGTTTGTAGGTTCAGACTCCTCATCCGAGTCAGGATAGCCTACGATATTAGGGTTAGGTTTTATCCGCGGAGCAGCGGGCTGTTTGACCGCTGCGGGTTTGTTCTTGAAAGCTTGAAGGAGAATTTGTCGTTGCTCTTCTTGCTGCTCGCCGTCACTAGTGAGATCAATAATGCCGTTTAACTGTGCAGGTGATTTGGTGACTGGAAGCGTATTGCTCTTCCGCTTCCTGGGCTTGGATCGTATTGGTGTTGGAGATGTGGTTGCCGGATCTGTTACTGCTGACGGAGCTACTGGTGATGCCACAGAAGTCACAGATGGAGCCGCCGATGGTCTCTGAGGAAGTTTCCGCGCAGCTGTTGGTGACGCCCCCGATGACGCGACCGGTGGCTTCTGAGGAAGCGAGAGCGAGTGCGATGCCATCGATGGAGCCACTGCTGGCTTTGGAGGAAGCACTCGCGATGCTATCTTTGGAGACACGGATGCGATGACGCCGTTCCACTCCTCTGTATGTTGTGGTGCAAATGCGCCAAATCCTTGTAACTTTACTGGAACCTTGCTACTCGGGCGAGATTGTGGGCGAGATGTATTTGCACGTGGTGGTTCATTCGCCGTCGTTGCTTCGCCATTCGCTGACGAAATGCATCCAGGCGCGGATACAACTCGTGTTGAGGTTTGCATTGGCGCCGTCGGGGCTCGGTAAGTGTTGGGCTCGGGAGCCTGGGCCGGCTGAACGCACGGAGGTGTCAAGCGAGGTGTAGTCTCAGGTGTATAAGGAGCATAAGGGCTTTGATAAGGGCTTCGCCGTCTTGCCGTACCTGCAGGAACGTGTACACTTGTCGACATTATCGATGTTGTGTATGTAGAACCTCTTGATTGACCTTGCCCTGATACCCCTGCACTCTGTGGTAATGTGGCTGGGTTCGGTATCAAAGGCGAGGCCGGGTTAAAATTGACGGGTGACTGCTGCTGAACTGCACACTGTGGGAATGTATGAGTAAACGCACGAGGCGACGATGAAGCCGCAGCGCTATAAACAGATCCCTGAAACTCGTTCGAAAGGTTCGAAGAGTATGGACTGGTAGCACTGTCTGTCCTTTGGGCATCGGAGACTGGCAAATCATCCGCTTGCACATGGTCAGTCCGTTGTCGTTTCCGTGATGGTAGAGGTGGTGTCGGTAGTTGAGGCTCGCAATCCGTCTTTATGACTGGTGGTAATACGGGTATCTGTTTGCTCTTCGGCAGTGGTCGTTTTCTTTGGACAGTCTGCTGCGTTACCACTGGTTGACGTGGTAGCATTGCTGTTGCCGTAGGTTTCACTGACTGTTGCGTATTCCGGTTCACTGTAGAGCCATCCACAGCCCCGCGGATTGCCTCGAGGTCGGCTATGAAATCCCAAATGAACTTCCACATCGTTGCATTGATGCGCATCTCTTTGAAGTGTTCTCGCAACGCTACTCGCATAGCTCTGATGTCCCCCAGCAACAACTCGTTATTTCTTGTTTTGGAGTATTCAGAAATAAGAGTGGTGACGGCTACCATTTCCATGGGTGCAAACGTTTGCACGCCA encodes:
- a CDS encoding DUF262 multi-domain protein — protein: MFADVESEDYDPNVYKPRPELPSSIVHLQSLRKLIVELDNGRINVDPEYQREVVWTAERMTGLIDSLMENYYIPPIILNSQSNTASGNGKDTLVCVDGKQRLSSVRAFVKGMIPCHDCRGEKWWFCDSPGARRKKVLDEKAKRIFLEKEFIIFQFKDLSLEQEEDLFARVQMGLQLSAAEKMRAKSGPWQELTKLFVQDFDLVYSLLKDRQRAKDFQLTLACFSQILEVQHPSTANGIPAFRANHSLITKLLNDSHAIDDATKSHLADVWKILQDLIQLDPNTFTNADRYLSGVQTFAPMEMVAVTTLISEYSKTRNNELLLGDIRAMRVALREHFKEMRINATMWKFIWDFIADLEAIRGAVDGSTVNRNTQQSVKPTATAMLPRQPVVTQQTVQRKRPLPKSKQIPVLPPVIKTDCEPQLPTPPLPSRKRQRTDHVQADDLPVSDAQRTDSATSPYSSNLSNEFQGSVYSAAASSSPRAFTHTFPQCAVQQQSPVNFNPASPLIPNPATLPQSAGVSGQGQSRGSTYTTSIMSTSVHVPAGTARRRSPYQSPYAPYTPETTPRLTPPCVQPAQAPEPNTYRAPTAPMQTSTRVVSAPGCISSANGEATTANEPPRANTSRPQSRPSSKVPVKLQGFGAFAPQHTEEWNGVIASVSPKIASRVLPPKPAVAPSMASHSLSLPQKPPVASSGASPTAARKLPQRPSAAPSVTSVASPVAPSAVTDPATTSPTPIRSKPRKRKSNTLPVTKSPAQLNGIIDLTSDGEQQEEQRQILLQAFKNKPAAVKQPAAPRIKPNPNIVGYPDSDEESEPTNNPYARFKQNPRAGVGGRGAR
- a CDS encoding His-Phos-2 multi-domain protein, whose protein sequence is MPRPTWGSITAVIVAVSSFYFSHVLINLSLSYPFCSTLCPNSVRNSSSERLGRPYHSSWNSWWHPQRSRTEIEQGAGTTTEDWNILYHLGGNGPWVEKVIDVVEGGIAPPDGCEVIQVHMMARHAERYPTRRAAKAQKAVYQRMKASNKTFTGNLAFFNNWTLYWTSDKTEVEQLTTTGPFAGTLSAFTTGVRLRTRYQHLLTHATTPTTFWASNSTRVIQTAKHFASGFFGLDYTTTHTANLTVISEHSSLGANTLTPGRTCLLNKKDKQHGQRNGYRLAAQYRATYMPPIRERLLTQTDMSFSDPEIYAMQEMCGFETTVRGRSDWCNVFTKEEFLNFEYARDVLHYYRAGPGLKYGVGMGWLWVNATTNLLVEGPERVGGLYFSFVHDGDIAPMLAALDIINEPSPLPLTHIPHDRKWRKSQVSPMGGRIIFELLSCSTTTNPTSTSPSTPKEKFIRLNINDGITAIPDCNSGPGQSCPLAQFAERTKRKGEEQGVDFRSLCGLHEGSAEKITFLRQGGSMVGGED
- a CDS encoding FabG, Dehydrogenase with different specificities (related to short-chain alcohol dehydrogenase), with product MRKSFNPAQDIGSLEGKVILVTGGNAGLGKQTIAYLSAHNPARIYLAARSESKAREAVTSIKSSVPNACEIVHLPLDLTSFTSIAEAASTFKARESRLDILVNNAGIMATPYSTTKEGYEIQFGTNHMGHALLTKLLLPTLLDTAKLPGADVRVVNLSSRGHLLAVSKGIEFNQAALEQESSWRRYGSSKLANVLFARELAEQYPQITSVSLHPGVILTDLFNAVRANVFLKVGLWVYGFLGLFLPGHYRSPEGGALNTTWCATVSREELENGAYYMPVGVKDAGSKWVRDEGLRKKLWEWTEGEFVKHGY